ACATCCGTCAGCCGCTGGAAGTGATCAAGACGACCATGGCTGCGAATCGCGGCGACAGCTTTGCAGGTGCCATGGCTCGGATATGGGGTCGTGGCGGGATCCTCGGTTGTAAGTGCTCAAGCCCCCCCTTTTGCCCGTGCTCCACTGTCGGATGTGGGGAGGTGCTTTGGGTTTTGATGCTCACATGTGAGATCCAAACCTACAGACTATCAAGGTCTCATTCCGTGGGCCTGGATTGAGGCCTCTACTAAAGGCGCTGTCCTTCTCTTCGTCGCGTCGGAGGCAGAGTTCGGTGccaaggtgctcggtgcccCCGACTTCCTCGCCGGTATAGCCGGAGGTATGACCGGTGGTGTTGCCCAGGCCTACGCTACCATGGGTTTCTGTACCTGCATGAAGACGGTCGAGATCACCAAGCACAAGATGGCTGCTTCGGGTGTGAAGCCCCCCAGCACCTTCGCAACCTTCATGGATATCTATCGTAAGGAGGGTATCCGGGGTATCAACCGTGGTGTCAACGCGGTTGCTATCCGTCAAACTACCAACTGGGGCTCCCGATTCGGTCTCTCCCGTCTGGCTGAAACTGCTATCCGTAAGGTCACTGGCAAGGACGAC
The sequence above is a segment of the Aspergillus chevalieri M1 DNA, chromosome 6, nearly complete sequence genome. Coding sequences within it:
- the YHM2 gene encoding putative mitochondrial DNA replication protein (Yhm2) (BUSCO:EOG09263HD8;~COG:C;~EggNog:ENOG410PHBV;~InterPro:IPR018108,IPR023395;~PFAM:PF00153) is translated as MSTATAQAPAPGRKLEKKPIKFSNLLLGAGLNMFEVTSLGQPLEVIKTTMAANRGDSFAGAMARIWGRGGILGYYQGLIPWAWIEASTKGAVLLFVASEAEFGAKVLGAPDFLAGIAGGMTGGVAQAYATMGFCTCMKTVEITKHKMAASGVKPPSTFATFMDIYRKEGIRGINRGVNAVAIRQTTNWGSRFGLSRLAETAIRKVTGKDDSQKLSAIEKVLASGLGGGLSAWNQPIEVIRVEMQSKKDDPNRPKNLTVGKAFKYIYDTNGVKGLYRGVTPRIGLGIWQTVCMVALGDMAKETVEKLTGEQVTAKH